One window from the genome of Streptomyces sp. NBC_00287 encodes:
- a CDS encoding DEAD/DEAH box helicase — protein sequence MTRRPQKSNRRASSPSPSVSSPREFRLPESTTPALPAVEDFAGMDMPAGLLKTLTAQGVTTPFPIQAATLPNSLAGRDLLGRGRTGSGKTLAFGLALLARTAGQRAEPKAPLALVLVPTRELAQQVTDALTPYATAVNLRMATVVGGLSITKQAAVLRRGAEVLVATPGRLNDLVERGDCVLGNVRITVLDEADQMTDMGFLPQITKVIQQVRSDGQRMLFSATLDRNIDRLVQRFLTDPVVHSVDPSAGAVSTMEHHVLHVLDETDKKAVTTRIAARDGRVILFLDTKRSADRLAKRLLAVGVRAAALHGGRSQPQRNRTLEQFKTGQVTALVATNVAARGIHVDDLDLVVNVDPPTDHKDYLHRGGRTARAGGSGSVVTLVLPDQKRDVTQLMSHAGIRPRTARITSSDAELTTITGAREPSGVPVIIEVPQPTQPTASRPGRKSGAEAGKGRRRNGGRAGAATGTTSATGGRGSDRRTPAAAGTSTTGGRGTARRTGAAGATTAAGAAGGRSTDRRAAAGTGTSAASGKAVRGTARRATAGGATGGAGASGGRGSDRRGVRRNSAT from the coding sequence ATGACCCGTAGGCCCCAGAAGTCGAACCGGCGCGCCTCGTCCCCCTCACCCTCCGTGTCGTCGCCCAGGGAATTCCGGCTGCCGGAAAGCACGACACCCGCACTTCCCGCCGTCGAGGACTTCGCCGGTATGGACATGCCCGCGGGGCTGCTGAAGACCCTCACCGCGCAAGGCGTCACCACCCCCTTCCCCATCCAGGCCGCCACGCTGCCGAACTCGCTCGCCGGCCGTGACCTGCTGGGACGGGGCCGCACCGGCTCCGGCAAGACCCTCGCCTTCGGGCTCGCGCTCCTGGCCCGTACGGCCGGACAGCGCGCGGAGCCCAAGGCGCCCCTCGCGCTCGTACTGGTGCCCACCCGTGAACTCGCCCAGCAGGTGACGGACGCGCTGACGCCTTACGCGACGGCCGTGAACCTCCGGATGGCCACCGTGGTGGGCGGGCTGTCCATCACCAAGCAGGCCGCTGTGCTCCGGCGCGGCGCCGAGGTCCTCGTGGCGACTCCGGGCCGGCTCAACGACCTTGTGGAGCGCGGGGACTGCGTGCTCGGCAACGTGCGCATCACGGTGCTGGACGAAGCCGACCAGATGACGGACATGGGCTTCCTGCCGCAGATCACCAAGGTGATCCAGCAGGTGCGGTCCGACGGACAGCGGATGCTGTTCTCGGCCACTCTGGACCGCAACATCGACCGCCTGGTGCAGCGGTTCCTGACCGACCCCGTGGTGCACTCCGTGGACCCGTCCGCGGGGGCGGTGTCCACGATGGAGCACCACGTGCTCCATGTCCTGGACGAGACCGACAAGAAGGCCGTCACCACGCGTATCGCGGCCCGTGACGGCCGGGTCATCCTCTTCCTGGACACCAAGAGGTCCGCCGACCGGCTCGCCAAGCGGCTCCTGGCCGTCGGTGTGCGCGCGGCGGCCCTGCACGGCGGCCGCTCCCAGCCGCAGCGCAACCGCACGCTGGAACAGTTCAAGACCGGCCAGGTCACCGCGCTGGTCGCGACGAACGTCGCGGCCCGGGGTATACACGTCGACGACCTCGACCTCGTCGTGAACGTCGATCCCCCCACCGACCACAAGGACTACCTCCACCGGGGCGGCCGCACGGCCCGCGCCGGCGGCTCCGGCAGCGTGGTCACGCTGGTCCTGCCCGACCAGAAGCGGGATGTCACCCAGCTCATGTCGCACGCGGGAATCCGTCCCCGGACGGCCCGCATCACGTCGAGCGACGCGGAACTGACCACCATCACCGGCGCCCGCGAGCCCTCCGGCGTGCCCGTCATCATCGAGGTCCCCCAGCCGACGCAACCGACGGCGTCCCGCCCGGGCCGGAAGTCCGGCGCCGAGGCCGGCAAGGGCCGCCGCCGCAACGGTGGCCGGGCCGGAGCGGCGACGGGTACTACGAGCGCAACCGGGGGCCGCGGCTCCGACCGCCGAACCCCCGCGGCTGCTGGGACCTCCACGACCGGGGGGCGCGGTACTGCCCGCCGGACCGGAGCAGCGGGTGCTACGACTGCTGCCGGCGCCGCGGGCGGCCGTAGCACCGACCGCCGGGCCGCAGCCGGTACAGGGACCAGCGCTGCCTCCGGCAAGGCTGTCCGCGGAACCGCCCGACGCGCGACGGCCGGCGGAGCCACGGGCGGCGCTGGTGCCAGCGGCGGCCGCGGTTCCGACCGCCGCGGGGTCCGTCGTAACTCTGCGACGTAG
- a CDS encoding cold-shock protein, with protein MAQGTVKWFNAEKGFGFIEQDGGGPDVFAHYSNIATQGFRELQEGQRVSFDVTQGQKGPQAENIVPA; from the coding sequence ATGGCACAGGGAACCGTGAAGTGGTTCAACGCCGAAAAGGGTTTCGGCTTCATTGAGCAGGACGGCGGCGGCCCCGACGTCTTCGCCCACTACTCGAACATCGCGACGCAGGGCTTCCGTGAGCTTCAGGAAGGCCAGCGCGTTTCCTTCGACGTGACGCAGGGCCAGAAGGGCCCGCAGGCGGAGAACATCGTCCCCGCCTAA